The following are encoded together in the Monodelphis domestica isolate mMonDom1 chromosome 5, mMonDom1.pri, whole genome shotgun sequence genome:
- the LOC130454774 gene encoding olfactory receptor 9-like, producing MDDDNGTSGTEFILLGFSHLGSYKLSLFWGVLFVYLVTLLGNSLIITLTLLDSALSTPMYFFLRHLSMIEILYTTTIVPRMLSDLLSSHPVISHASCFTQMYFFILFGIAECCLLTAMAYDRFAAICRPLHYATLMNRQVCVGMVGASYLMGITSGTTDALLIFTLPFHGSNIVHHFYCDNLPVLRLASADTFWGEVGNFAITLLFIITPFALILFSYVRILITILGVASAQGRQKVFSTCSSHLMVVILFFGTGTIVYTKPRGNVPQDMDQIFSLFYTVVTPMFNPFIYTLRNKEVMGALRRKITKHL from the coding sequence ATGGATGATGATAACGGAACATCAGGGACTGAATTTATTTTGTTGGGATTCTCACATTTGGGGTCCTATAAGCTCTCCCTCTTTTGGGGGGTGCTCTTTGTCTACCTGGTCACCCTGTTGGGAAACTCCCTGATCATCACCCTTACCCTGCTTGACTCAGCCCTGAGCACTCCCATGTATTTCTTTCTCAGACATCTCTCTATGATAGAGATTCTCTACACTACCACTATTGTGCCCAGGATGCTGAGTGATCTCCTCTCCTCACATCCTGTCATCTCTCATGCCAGCTGTTTCACCCagatgtatttctttatcctcttTGGCATTGCTGAGTGTTGCCTGCTCACTGCCATGGCTTATGACCGTTTTGCTGCCATTTGCCGGCCCCTGCACTATGCCACACTGATGAACAGGCAGGTATGTGTGGGTATGGTGGGTGCTTCCTATCTAATGGGCATCACCTCAGGCACCACTGATGCGCTGCTCATCTTTACCTTGCCTTTCCATGGTTCCAATATTGTTCATCACTTCTATTGTGATAATTTGCCTGTTTTGAGGTTGGCCAGTGCAGACACATTCTGGGGTGAAGTTGGGAATTTTGCTATCACCCTGCTCTTTATCATTACTCCCTTTGCCTTGATTCTCTTTTCCTATGTTCGAATTCTCATTACCATCCTTGGGGTTGCCTCTGCTCAGGGACGACAAAAAGTCTTCTCTACTTGTTCTTCTCACCTAATGGTGGTCATCCTCTTCTTTGGGACTGGCACCATTGTCTACACGAAACCTCGAGGCAATGTTCCTCAGGACATGGAtcaaatcttttcccttttctatacAGTTGTAACTCCCATGTTCAACCCTTTTATCTATACCCTGAGGAACAAGGAGGTGATGGGAGCTCTGAGGCGAAAGATAACAAAACACCTTTGA
- the LOC100025232 gene encoding olfactory receptor 9-like produces the protein MDDDNGTTVTEFILLGFSHLGTYKLPLFWGVLFVYLVTLLGNSLIITLTLLDSALSTPMYFFLRHLSMIEIFYTTTIVPRMLSDLLSSHPVISPADCFTQMYFFILFGIAECCLLTAMAYDRFAAICRPLHYATLMNRQVCVGMVGASYLMGITSGTTDALLIFTLPFHGCNIVHHFFCDNLPVLKLTSADTFWGEVGNVVITLLFIITPFALILFSYVRILITILGVASAQGRQKVFSTCSSHLMVVTLFYGSASIAYMRPRANANQDMDQILSLFYTVVIPMFNPFIYTLRNKEVMGALRRKITKYL, from the coding sequence ATGGATGATGATAATGGAACAACAGTGACTGAATTTATTTTGTTGGGATTCTCACATCTGGGGACTTATAAGCTCCCCCTCTTTTGGGGGGTGCTCTTTGTCTACCTGGTCACCCTGTTGGGCAACTCCTTGATCATCACCCTTACCCTGCTTGACTCAGCCCTGAGCACTCCCATGTACTTCTTCCTCAGACATCTCTCTATGATAGAGATTTTCTACACTACAACTATTGTGCCCAGGATGCTGAGTGATCTCCTTTCCTCACATCCTGTCATCTCTCCTGCTGACTGCTTCACCCagatgtatttctttatcctcttTGGCATTGCTGAGTGTTGCCTGCTCACTGCTATGGCTTATGACCGTTTTGCTGCCATTTGCCGGCCCCTGCACTATGCCACACTGATGAACAGGCAGGTATGTGTGGGTATGGTGGGTGCTTCCTATCTAATGGGCATCACCTCAGGTACCACCGATGCCCTGCTCATCTTTACCTTGCCTTTCCATGGCTGCAACATTGTTCACCACTTTTTTTGTGATAATTTGCCTGTTTTGAAGCTAACCAGTGCAGACACTTTCTGGGGTGAGGTTGGGAATGTTGTTATCACCCTGCTCTTTATCATTACTCCATTTGCCTTGATTCTGTTTTCCTATGTTCGTATTCTCATTACCATCCTTGGGGTAGCCTCTGCTCAGGGACGCCAAAAAGTCTTCTCCACTTGCTCTTCTCATCTAATGGTCGTCACTCTTTTCTATGGGTCTGCTTCCATTGCCTACATGAGACCCCGAGCCAATGCTAATCAGGATATGGATCAaatcctctccctcttctataCAGTTGTAATCCCCATGTTCAACCCTTTTATCTATACCCTGAGGAACAAGGAGGTGATGGGAGCTCTGAGGCGAAAGATAACAAAATACCTTTGA